The Solanum pennellii chromosome 11, SPENNV200 genome contains a region encoding:
- the LOC107004546 gene encoding ADP,ATP carrier protein, mitochondrial-like, whose amino-acid sequence MTDMNQHPTVFQKAANQLHLRSSLSQDVHARYGGVQPAIYQRHFAYGNYSNAALQRGQATQDLSLITSNASPVFVQAPQEKGFAAFATDFLMGGVSAAVSKTAAAPIERVKLLIQNQDEMLKAGRLSEPYKGIGDCFGRTIKEEGFGSLWRGNTANVIRYFPTQALNFAFKDYFKRLFNFKKDRDGYWKWFAGNLASGGAAGASSLFFVYSLDYARTRLANDAKASKKGGERQFNGLVDVYRKTLKSDGIAGLYRGFNISCVGIIVYRGLYFGMYDSLKPVLLTGNLQDSFFASFALGWLITNGAGLASYPIDTVRRRMMMTSGEAVKYKSSLDAFSQIVKNEGPKSLFKGAGANILRAVAGAGVLAGYDKLQVLVLGKKYGSGGA is encoded by the exons ATGACAGATATGAATCAGCATCCAACTGTTTTCCAGAAGGCAGCTAACCAGCTGCACTTGCGCTCTAGTCTATCCCAAGATGTCCATGCTCGCTATGGGGGCGTTCAGCCTGCTATCTACCAGAGGCATTTTGCTTATGGCAACTACTCCAATGCTGCTCTGCAGAGAGGCCAAGCCACTCAGGATCTATCATTGATCACCTCAAATGCCTCACCTGTGTTTGTGCAGGCTCCTCAAGAGAAAGGATTTGCAGCTTTTGCCACTGACTTTCTCATGGGTGGAGTTTCTGCTGCTGTATCAAAGACCGCTGCTGCGCCTATTGAGCGTGTGAAACTATTGATCCAAAATCAAGATGAGATGCTCAAGGCTGGTAGGCTGTCAGAACCATACAAGGGAATTGGCGATTGTTTCGGGAGGACAATTAAGGAAGAAGGTTTTGGGTCTTTATGGAGAGGAAACACTGCTAATGTTATCCGTTATTTCCCCACTCAG GCCCTGAACTTTGCATTTAAGGACTACTTCAAGAGACTCTTCAACTTCAAGAAGGACCGTGATGGCTACTGGAAGTGGTTTGCTGGAAACCTTGCATCAGGAGGTGCTGCTGGTGCTTCCTCTTTGTTCTTTGTCTACTCCTTGGACTATGCTCGTACCCGTCTTGCTAATGATGCCAAGGCTTCAAAGAAGGGAGGTGAGAGGCAGTTCAATGGTTTGGTTGATGTCTACAGGAAGACACTCAAATCTGATGGAATTGCTGGTCTATACCGTGGATTCAACATTTCATGTGTTGGTATCATTGTTTACCGTGGTTTGTACTTTGGAATGTACGACTCCTTGAAGCCTGTCCTCTTGACAGGAAACCTGCAG GATAGTTTCTTTGCTAGCTTTGCTCTTGGTTGGCTCATCACCAATGGTGCTGGTCTTGCTTCTTACCCCATTGATACAGTAAGAAGAAGAATGATGATGACATCTGGTGAGGCGGTGAAGTACAAGAGCTCGCTTGATGCGTTCTCCCAGATTGTTAAGAATGAGGGTCCCAAATCTCTGTTCAAGGGTGCTGGTGCTAACATCCTCCGAGCTGTTGCTGGTGCTGGTGTGTTGGCTGGATATGACAAGCTTCAGGTTCTTGTTTTGGGAAAGAAATACGGATCTGGTGGTGCATAA